One window of Candidatus Nitrospira kreftii genomic DNA carries:
- a CDS encoding Glycosyl transferase, family 2: MTTPPGSNSSPWASVIIPIKDERENLSPLMASLLKVMDSHELSHTRPYEILFVDDGSSDGSSDELDRLAREHACVRVFHFDRNYGKTCALDAGFRQSSGEIIIQIDGDLQQDSEDILRLLPYTASHDLVCGWRQQRQDGFVKMISSRIANPVRNFFTHDGVHDTGCPLKVFRRPVLERIRLFEGLHRFFPALALMHGFTVTEVPVRHYPRIHGVSKYGMGNRLFKSLYDLIAVRWMQNRVLLYRFRDNDVRTGLRDK, translated from the coding sequence ATGACGACACCACCCGGTTCCAATTCCAGCCCTTGGGCCTCCGTGATCATCCCCATCAAGGATGAGCGCGAGAACTTGTCTCCTTTGATGGCAAGCTTGTTGAAAGTCATGGATTCGCACGAGCTCTCACATACTCGCCCGTACGAGATTCTCTTCGTTGACGATGGGAGCAGCGACGGGAGCAGCGACGAGTTGGACCGATTGGCACGCGAACATGCGTGCGTGCGCGTCTTCCACTTCGACCGTAATTACGGCAAAACGTGCGCGCTTGATGCGGGCTTTCGGCAATCGTCTGGCGAGATCATTATCCAGATCGACGGCGATCTCCAGCAGGATAGCGAAGATATCTTGAGGCTGCTTCCTTATACCGCCTCCCACGACCTCGTCTGCGGATGGAGACAACAACGACAGGACGGCTTCGTGAAGATGATCTCCTCCCGGATTGCGAACCCTGTGCGAAACTTTTTTACGCATGACGGTGTCCATGATACGGGGTGCCCGCTGAAGGTCTTTCGACGCCCCGTGCTGGAACGCATCCGGCTCTTTGAGGGCCTGCATCGATTCTTTCCGGCGCTCGCGCTCATGCATGGTTTCACGGTCACGGAAGTGCCGGTGCGTCATTATCCCCGCATCCACGGCGTCTCGAAATACGGCATGGGGAACCGCTTGTTCAAGTCGCTGTATGATCTGATCGCCGTACGTTGGATGCAGAATCGTGTGTTGCTCTATAGATTCCGGGACAATGACGTTCGAACCGGGCTTCGTGATAAGTGA
- a CDS encoding hypothetical protein (conserved protein of unknown function) gives MSTETIWLGIGFLGQGLFFGRWLVQWIASERSSESRVPISFWYMSLIGGLITLTYAIYRKDPVFISGQSLGAVVYLRNLILIHRTDQTKPPPRPQA, from the coding sequence ATGAGTACTGAGACCATCTGGCTCGGCATCGGCTTCCTTGGTCAAGGGCTCTTCTTTGGTCGTTGGCTGGTCCAATGGATTGCGTCTGAGCGTAGTTCGGAGAGCCGGGTACCGATTTCCTTCTGGTATATGAGTCTCATTGGAGGGCTGATTACGCTCACCTACGCGATCTATCGCAAGGACCCTGTATTTATTTCCGGGCAAAGCCTCGGGGCGGTGGTCTATCTGCGCAACCTGATCCTCATTCACCGCACGGATCAAACGAAGCCCCCGCCGCGGCCACAAGCATGA